A single window of Nasonia vitripennis strain AsymCx chromosome 4, Nvit_psr_1.1, whole genome shotgun sequence DNA harbors:
- the LOC116417276 gene encoding uncharacterized protein DDB_G0283697-like, giving the protein MVGGTNKMTDNLKTASEYETQKGEESAIEGSGNERERKDRKNEAPESKRETPPDVRSRSALCGSSGRINGSSSSAASGGESKEEDGEAWQHVPLGRNLRSKTKRGCKTQAGNEKPVKSGHRSNDGRMDVATVKAESEKMDLGELKLGKRRIDKTAEVKMGDEGSESRKYLKLSQEKERNRTAKRKGGDGKARKREEKRRALLLNENEDDDDDDNGEDSLEDDRNLEVSLEKELANIRAGLRMLVIGSKGLTKGEASRIFARIERYENVIVRMSVENERLESTMKLQEEMFNKKLAAMDERMNSMEDMMKQVLDKMVKKNN; this is encoded by the coding sequence ATGGTGGGCGGTACGAACAAGATGACAGACAATTTAAAAACAGCCTCGGAATACGAAACGCAAAAGGGGGAGGAATCGGCGATTGAAGGATCAGGGAatgagagggagaggaagGATAGGAAAAACGAAGCGCCTGAGAGCAAACGTGAGACTCCTCCTGATGTTCGCTCTCGATCTGCTCTATGTGGGTCCTCTGGGCGCATCAATGGGAGCTCTTCGAGCGCTGCTTCAGGAGGGGAAAGTAAGGAGGAAGATGGGGAAGCATGGCAGCATGTTCCTCTTGGAAGGAACTTGCGAAGCAAGACGAAGAGGGGATGCAAAACGCAGGCGGGAAATGAAAAGCCGGTTAAAAGCGGACATAGGTCGAATGATGGACGCATGGACGTAGCAACGGTAAAGGCAGAATCAGAGAAAATGGATCTAGGTGAGTTGAAATTAGGTAAAAGAAGGATTGACAAGACAGCGGAGGTGAAGATGGGGGATGAGGGAAGTGAGAGTAGGAAGTATCTGAAATTATcacaagagaaagagaggaataGAACAGCGAAGAGAAAGGGAGGAGATGGGAAAGCAAGGAAACGAGAGGAAAAGAGAAGGGCACTCTTGCTAAATGAAAAtgaggatgatgatgatgatgataatggcGAGGACTCTTTAGAGGATGACAGGAATTTAGAAGTGAGCCTGGAGAAGGAACTCGCGAATATCCGAGCGGGCCTCCGTATGCTCGTCATTGGCAGCAAAGGCCTGACGAAGGGAGAGGCCAGCAGGATATTCGCCAGGATTGAACGATATGAAAACGTAATTGTACGCATGAGTGTAGAGAATGAGAGGTTGGAAAGTACGATGAAGTTGCAGGAGGaaatgtttaataaaaaattggcAGCTATGGATGAACGAATGAATAGTATGGAGGATATGATGAAGCAAGTTTTGGACAAAatggttaaaaaaaataactga